One segment of Arvicanthis niloticus isolate mArvNil1 chromosome 5, mArvNil1.pat.X, whole genome shotgun sequence DNA contains the following:
- the Tnfrsf9 gene encoding tumor necrosis factor receptor superfamily member 9 has translation MANNCYNMVVTVMLLVGTEKVRATKNPCDDCQPGTYCDKYNPVCKSCPESTYSSTGGQPNCNICRVCQGYFTFKKHCSSTHNAECECTEGFHCLGPQCTRCEKDCRPGQELTEQGCKTCGLGTFNDQNGTGICRPWTNCSLAGRSVLKNGTKEKDVVCGPPVVSVYPVTTTTATTATTATTATTATTATTATTAVTTPEGEAGGRSLHVLTFFLALTSTLLLVLIFIILPFSVPKWIRKKFPHIFKQPFKKAIGAAQEEDACSCRFPEEEEGGGGGGYQL, from the exons ATGGCAAACAACTGTTACAACATGGTGGTCACTGTGATGCTGCTGGTGGGCACCGAGAAGGTGAGAGCCACGAAGAACCCCTGTGACGACTGTCAGCCTG GTACTTACTGCGATAAATACAATCCGGTCTGCAAGAGCTGCCCTGAAAGCACGTACTCCAGCACAGGGGGACAGCCGAACTGTAACATCTGCAGAGTGTGTCAAG GTTATTTCACGTTCAAGAAGCATTGCTCCTCTACCCACAACGCGGAGTGTGAGTGTACGGAGGGATTCCACTGCTTGGGGCCACAATGCACCAGGTGTGAAAAGGACTGTAGGCCTGGCCAGGAGCTAACAGAGCAGG GTTGCAAGACCTGTGGCTTGGGGACGTTTAATGACCAGAACGGTACTGGCATCTGTCGACCCTGGACAAA CTGCTCTCTAGCCGGAAGATCTGTGCTTAAGAATGGGACCAAGGAGAAAGACGTGGTCTGTGGACCCCCTGTGGTCAGCGTCTATCCAGTTACCACCACTACTGCCACTACTGCCACTACTGCCACTACTGCCACTACTGCCACTACTGCCACTACTGCCACTACTGCCGTGACTActccagagggagaggcag GAGGGCGCTCCTTGCATGTCCTTACCTTCTTCCTGGCGCTGACATCGACCTTGCTGCTGGTCCTGATCTTCATCATTCTCCCGTTCTCTGTGCCCAAATGGATCAGAAAGAAATTCCCCCACATATTCAAGCAAC CATTTAAGAAGGCCATTGGGGCAGCTCAAGAGGAAGACGCCTGCAGCTGCCGAtttccagaggaagaagaaggaggaggaggaggcggctaCCAGCTGTGA